The proteins below come from a single Oerskovia jenensis genomic window:
- a CDS encoding MFS transporter: MSVPAGPTPQVTTTTLAPSSGSPQAPAASSGGAPAAVRSRRRGRWIEHWDPEDPTFWRDGGRQVATRNLWISVFAEFLGFAVWALWSIVVPQLGAAGFAYTVDQQFWLIAVPSLVGATLRIPYTFAVPLFGGRNWTIVSALLLLVPTVSLAVVVQDPEKPFGVMLLVAALAGVGGGNFASSMANISFFYPEKEKGKALGLNAAGGNLGTAAVQLAVPLVIVTRAGIALERAGLMMIPFVLLAAFLAWRFMDNLSHATADVRSFAAAARNRHTWIISFLYIGTFGSFIGYSGAFPTLLKNQFPEVTLSIAFLGALVGSVSRPLGGIVADRVGGARVTIAAFVVMAVGAFGAIQALGSHSFGPFFGSFLLLFVATGIGNGATYRMIPAVFAASGEATAKGLPDDERAAHRLRVRKAAAGCIGIAGAVGAFGGFLIPRGFAVSNDLAGSLVPALWIFIGVYAVMAVVTWAVYQRRGASLASAGV, encoded by the coding sequence ATGTCCGTCCCCGCAGGTCCCACCCCGCAGGTCACGACCACCACGCTCGCGCCGTCGTCGGGGTCACCGCAGGCCCCGGCGGCCTCGTCCGGAGGGGCACCCGCCGCGGTCCGGTCCCGTCGCCGTGGCCGCTGGATCGAGCACTGGGACCCCGAGGACCCCACGTTCTGGCGCGACGGTGGCCGCCAGGTCGCCACCCGCAACCTGTGGATCTCGGTGTTCGCCGAGTTCCTCGGGTTCGCGGTGTGGGCCCTGTGGTCGATCGTCGTGCCGCAGCTCGGCGCGGCGGGCTTCGCCTACACCGTGGACCAGCAGTTCTGGCTCATCGCCGTCCCGAGCCTCGTGGGCGCGACCCTGCGCATCCCGTACACGTTCGCGGTGCCGCTGTTCGGCGGACGCAACTGGACGATCGTGTCCGCGCTCCTGCTCCTGGTGCCCACCGTCTCGCTCGCGGTCGTGGTGCAGGACCCGGAGAAGCCCTTCGGCGTGATGCTGCTCGTCGCGGCGCTCGCCGGGGTCGGCGGCGGCAACTTCGCGTCCTCCATGGCCAACATCTCGTTCTTCTACCCCGAGAAGGAGAAGGGCAAGGCGCTCGGGCTCAATGCCGCGGGCGGCAACCTCGGGACCGCAGCGGTCCAGCTCGCGGTGCCGCTCGTGATCGTGACGCGGGCGGGCATCGCCCTGGAGCGAGCGGGGCTCATGATGATCCCGTTCGTGCTGCTCGCGGCGTTCCTCGCGTGGCGCTTCATGGACAACCTGTCGCACGCCACGGCCGACGTGCGGTCGTTCGCCGCGGCTGCCCGCAACCGGCACACGTGGATCATCTCGTTCCTCTACATCGGGACGTTCGGGTCGTTCATCGGCTACTCGGGCGCCTTCCCGACGCTGCTCAAGAACCAGTTCCCCGAGGTCACGCTCTCGATCGCGTTCCTCGGGGCGCTCGTGGGGTCGGTGTCCCGACCGCTCGGCGGGATCGTCGCCGACAGGGTCGGCGGGGCGCGTGTGACGATCGCGGCGTTCGTCGTCATGGCCGTCGGCGCGTTCGGCGCGATCCAGGCGCTCGGGTCGCACTCGTTCGGGCCGTTCTTCGGCTCGTTCCTGCTGCTGTTCGTCGCGACGGGCATCGGCAACGGTGCGACCTACCGCATGATCCCCGCGGTCTTCGCGGCGTCGGGGGAGGCAACGGCGAAGGGCCTGCCCGACGACGAGCGCGCCGCCCACCGCCTCCGGGTCCGCAAGGCGGCTGCAGGGTGCATCGGGATCGCGGGGGCCGTGGGGGCGTTCGGCGGGTTCCTCATCCCCCGCGGCTTCGCGGTCTCGAACGATCTCGCGGGGTCGCTCGTCCCGGCGCTGTGGATCTTCATCGGCGTGTACGCCGTCATGGCCGTCGTGACGTGGGCCGTCTACCAGCGCCGAGGTGCGTCGCTGGCCTCGGCGGGGGTCTGA
- a CDS encoding dihydrolipoamide acetyltransferase family protein yields the protein MPTFEQFKLPDAGEGLTEAEIVQWHVSVGDEVTVNQTIVEIETAKSLVELPSPYTGVVTELLAAEGDTVEVGVPIIVVDTDPTGEPSAPAAPAAEAPAAEGSGAVLVGYGVAEQASARRPRRGTSAPGPTAERPAPVAAPPARVTPAAAAPAQPARPAPSGPIRALVSAATAGRTVLAKPPVRKLARDLGVELASVPATGPGGIITREDVLAYNARSEPRTLATYAGDDSPWLNDAGTGSSVTPDGRQTRVPVKSVRKRTAEAMVQSAFTAPHVTEFHTVDVTKTMKLVARLREDREFKDVRVTPLLITARALLLAVRRHPDINASWDEAAQEIVYKHYVNLGIAAATPRGLVVPNIKDAHRLDLKGLAQGLSDLTATARAGRTSPADMSDGTITITNVGVFGIDTGTPILNPGEAAILAFGAIREQPWVHKGKIKKRWVTQLALSFDHRLVDGALGAYVLSDVAKILEDPAQALVWG from the coding sequence GTGCCCACCTTCGAGCAGTTCAAGCTCCCCGACGCCGGCGAGGGACTCACCGAGGCGGAGATCGTGCAGTGGCACGTCTCCGTGGGTGACGAGGTCACGGTCAACCAGACGATCGTCGAGATCGAGACGGCCAAGTCGCTCGTCGAGCTCCCCTCGCCGTACACGGGCGTGGTGACCGAGCTCCTCGCGGCCGAGGGGGACACGGTCGAGGTGGGTGTGCCGATCATCGTGGTCGACACCGACCCGACGGGCGAGCCGTCGGCCCCTGCCGCCCCCGCGGCGGAAGCCCCCGCTGCCGAGGGCAGCGGCGCGGTCCTGGTCGGCTACGGCGTCGCCGAGCAGGCGAGCGCGCGTCGCCCGCGCCGCGGCACGTCTGCTCCCGGCCCGACGGCGGAGCGTCCCGCTCCCGTCGCCGCGCCCCCCGCTCGGGTGACCCCGGCCGCCGCCGCACCCGCGCAGCCGGCGCGACCGGCGCCGTCGGGACCCATCCGTGCCCTGGTCTCCGCCGCGACCGCCGGACGGACCGTCCTCGCCAAGCCCCCCGTGCGCAAGCTCGCGCGCGACCTGGGGGTCGAGCTCGCGTCCGTGCCCGCGACCGGGCCCGGCGGGATCATCACGCGCGAGGACGTGCTCGCCTACAACGCGCGCTCCGAGCCGCGCACGCTCGCGACCTACGCGGGCGACGACTCGCCCTGGCTCAACGACGCGGGCACCGGCTCGTCCGTGACCCCCGACGGACGCCAGACCCGCGTGCCCGTGAAGTCCGTGCGCAAGCGCACGGCCGAGGCCATGGTGCAGAGCGCGTTCACGGCCCCGCACGTGACCGAGTTCCACACGGTCGACGTCACCAAGACCATGAAGCTCGTCGCGAGGCTCCGCGAGGACCGCGAGTTCAAGGACGTGCGCGTCACACCCCTGCTCATCACGGCCCGCGCGCTGCTGCTCGCGGTGCGCCGCCACCCCGACATCAACGCGAGCTGGGACGAGGCCGCGCAGGAGATCGTCTACAAGCACTACGTGAACCTGGGGATCGCGGCCGCGACGCCCCGCGGGCTCGTCGTGCCGAACATCAAGGACGCGCACCGCCTCGACCTCAAGGGTCTCGCCCAAGGGCTCTCCGACCTCACGGCCACGGCCCGCGCGGGCCGCACGTCGCCCGCCGACATGTCGGACGGGACCATCACGATCACCAACGTGGGCGTGTTCGGGATCGACACGGGCACCCCGATCCTCAACCCGGGAGAGGCCGCGATCCTCGCGTTCGGCGCGATCCGCGAGCAGCCCTGGGTCCACAAGGGCAAGATCAAGAAGCGCTGGGTCACGCAGCTCGCGCTGAGCTTCGACCACCGCCTGGTCGACGGCGCGCTGGGCGCCTACGTGCTCAGCGACGTCGCGAAGATCCTCGAGGACCCGGCCCAGGCGCTCGTCTGGGGCTGA
- the purB gene encoding adenylosuccinate lyase, whose product MPTDSADSAAPVTTTQRATLADITPPIALGPLDGRYRGAVAPLVDHLSEAALNRERLHVEVEWLIALTEGPVVPGAPTLSDAEKAYLRAIVTDFDAAGIAELGEIERVTVHDVKAIEYYIKRRLEAAPGVLGEGTVLPSAGELVHFACTSEDINNLSYALMVQGAVRDVWLPAATALTDQLTDMAREHAAVPLLSRTHGQPATPSTLGKELAVLAHRLRRQLRRIEGAEYLGKLNGATGTYGAHTVAVPGVDWPAVSKSFVESLGLTWNPLTTQIESHDWQAELYSDLARFNRILHNLSTDVWTYISLGFFKQIPVPGATGSSTMPHKVNPIRFENAEANLEISCALLDTLASTLVTSRLQRDLTDSTTQRNIGPAFGHSLLAVDNVSRGLRALAVNADLLAADLDANWEVLGEPIQSAMRAASVAGVPGMENPYERLKDLTRGHRLTGEEMREFVQGLGLPDDVTRRLTDLTPGTYTGIAEQLVGDYLA is encoded by the coding sequence ATGCCTACGGACTCCGCCGACTCCGCCGCGCCTGTGACCACCACCCAGCGCGCCACGCTCGCCGACATCACCCCGCCCATCGCCCTGGGTCCGCTCGACGGGCGCTACCGCGGCGCCGTCGCGCCCCTGGTCGACCACCTGAGCGAGGCCGCGCTCAACCGCGAGCGCCTCCACGTCGAGGTCGAGTGGCTCATCGCCCTCACCGAGGGCCCCGTGGTCCCGGGCGCGCCCACGCTGAGCGACGCCGAGAAGGCGTACCTGCGCGCGATCGTCACCGATTTCGACGCTGCGGGCATCGCCGAGCTGGGCGAGATCGAGCGCGTCACGGTGCACGACGTCAAGGCGATCGAGTACTACATCAAGCGTCGCCTCGAGGCCGCCCCGGGCGTGCTGGGCGAGGGCACGGTCCTGCCGTCGGCGGGCGAGCTGGTGCACTTCGCGTGCACGAGCGAGGACATCAACAACCTGTCGTACGCGCTCATGGTGCAGGGCGCGGTGCGCGACGTGTGGCTGCCCGCCGCGACGGCCCTCACGGACCAGCTCACGGACATGGCCCGCGAGCACGCAGCCGTCCCGCTGCTGAGCCGCACGCACGGCCAGCCCGCGACGCCGTCGACGCTCGGCAAGGAGCTTGCCGTGCTCGCGCACCGCCTGCGCCGCCAGCTGCGCCGCATCGAGGGCGCCGAGTACCTCGGCAAGCTCAACGGCGCGACGGGCACGTACGGCGCGCACACGGTCGCGGTCCCGGGCGTCGACTGGCCGGCCGTCTCGAAGTCCTTCGTCGAGAGCCTCGGCCTCACGTGGAACCCGCTGACGACGCAGATCGAGTCGCACGACTGGCAGGCCGAGCTCTACAGCGACCTGGCCCGCTTCAACCGCATCCTCCACAACCTCAGCACCGACGTGTGGACGTACATCTCGCTCGGCTTCTTCAAGCAGATCCCGGTGCCGGGCGCGACGGGGTCCTCGACCATGCCGCACAAGGTCAACCCGATCCGCTTCGAGAACGCCGAGGCGAACCTCGAGATCTCCTGCGCGCTGCTCGACACGCTCGCCTCGACGCTCGTGACCTCGCGCCTGCAGCGCGACCTCACGGACTCGACAACGCAGCGCAACATCGGCCCGGCGTTCGGCCACTCGCTGCTCGCGGTGGACAACGTCTCGCGCGGCCTGCGCGCCCTCGCGGTCAACGCGGACCTGCTCGCGGCGGACCTCGACGCCAACTGGGAGGTGCTCGGCGAGCCCATCCAGTCGGCCATGCGCGCGGCGTCGGTCGCGGGCGTCCCCGGCATGGAGAACCCCTACGAGCGCCTCAAGGACCTCACGCGCGGGCACCGGCTCACGGGCGAGGAGATGCGGGAGTTCGTCCAGGGCCTCGGCCTGCCCGACGACGTCACGCGCCGCCTCACGGACCTCACCCCGGGCACGTACACGGGCATCGCGGAGCAGCTGGTGGGCGACTACCTGGCCTGA
- the pdhA gene encoding pyruvate dehydrogenase (acetyl-transferring) E1 component subunit alpha, with protein sequence MAASTDSGTTDTGATLPVDADLLQLLTPAGVRVETPENAAYRERVAHLDADALRGLYRDMVLTRRFDDESTSLQRQGELGLFPQALGQEAAQIGSGRALAPQDYVFPSYREHGVAWTRGVDVADILRQFRGIDHGGWDPDAHNFHLYTLVIGSHTLHATGYAMGVQRDGLVGTGDPAKDTAVVTYFGDGATSQGDVSEALVFAAVNESPVVFFCQNNQWAISEPTTKQSRIPIHQRAHGFGIPSLRVDGNDVLACYAATAEALERAHAGGGPTFIEAYTYRMGAHTTSDDPTRYRTSEQEELWRRRDPIDRLRLLLEAEGAWDEQWAADLEAEGDALGERLRTFVRGLGRPSTESMFEHVYATEHAVVTAERRWFEEYEASFTDEGASRTHDQHGGAR encoded by the coding sequence CTGGCGGCCTCGACGGACTCCGGCACGACGGACACCGGGGCGACGCTCCCCGTCGACGCGGACCTCCTCCAGCTCCTGACCCCGGCCGGGGTGCGGGTCGAGACCCCGGAGAACGCGGCCTACCGCGAGCGCGTGGCCCACCTCGACGCGGACGCCCTGCGCGGCCTGTACCGCGACATGGTGCTGACCCGCCGCTTCGACGACGAGTCCACGTCGCTGCAGCGGCAGGGCGAGCTGGGACTCTTCCCCCAGGCGCTCGGCCAGGAGGCGGCGCAGATCGGCTCGGGCCGCGCGCTGGCCCCGCAGGACTACGTCTTCCCGTCCTACCGTGAGCACGGCGTCGCCTGGACGCGCGGTGTCGACGTCGCCGACATCCTGCGCCAGTTCCGCGGCATCGACCACGGCGGCTGGGACCCGGACGCGCACAACTTCCACCTCTACACGCTCGTGATCGGCTCGCACACCCTGCACGCGACGGGCTACGCGATGGGCGTCCAGCGCGACGGGCTCGTCGGCACGGGGGACCCGGCCAAGGACACCGCGGTCGTGACGTACTTCGGCGACGGTGCCACGTCCCAGGGCGACGTGAGCGAGGCCCTCGTCTTCGCCGCGGTCAACGAGTCCCCGGTCGTGTTCTTCTGCCAGAACAACCAGTGGGCCATCTCCGAGCCCACGACCAAGCAGTCGCGCATCCCCATCCACCAGCGAGCGCACGGCTTCGGCATCCCGAGCCTGCGGGTCGACGGCAACGACGTCCTCGCGTGCTACGCCGCGACGGCCGAGGCGCTCGAGCGCGCGCACGCGGGGGGCGGCCCCACGTTCATCGAGGCGTACACGTACCGCATGGGCGCCCACACCACCTCGGACGACCCCACGCGCTACCGCACCTCCGAGCAGGAGGAGCTGTGGCGCCGTCGGGACCCGATCGACCGCCTGCGCCTCCTGCTGGAGGCCGAGGGGGCGTGGGACGAGCAGTGGGCCGCGGACCTCGAGGCCGAGGGCGACGCGCTCGGCGAGCGTCTGCGGACGTTCGTCCGTGGGCTGGGCCGTCCGTCGACCGAGTCGATGTTCGAGCACGTCTACGCGACCGAGCACGCGGTCGTCACGGCCGAGCGCCGGTGGTTCGAGGAGTACGAGGCGTCCTTCACGGACGAGGGAGCCTCGAGGACGCACGACCAGCACGGAGGAGCACGATGA
- a CDS encoding protein-tyrosine phosphatase family protein, whose product MGTWSSSTTGLVTLPDGRRFRGRGLAAGPPPDDDLPELGVYLTGAPHREAWESRWVAWPDFGLPRSTSEAVAALHEAFERAASERVEIACDGGTGRTGTSIALLARLAGVPADEAVGWVRAHYRPRAVETPGQRRLVARIDLTPPLAGPT is encoded by the coding sequence ATGGGCACCTGGAGCAGCTCGACGACCGGCCTGGTGACGCTGCCCGACGGGCGCCGGTTCCGCGGGCGTGGGCTCGCTGCCGGGCCTCCACCGGACGACGACCTGCCCGAGCTCGGCGTCTACCTGACCGGCGCCCCGCACCGTGAGGCGTGGGAGTCGCGGTGGGTCGCGTGGCCCGACTTCGGCCTGCCGCGCTCGACGTCCGAGGCGGTCGCGGCGCTCCACGAGGCCTTCGAGCGCGCGGCGTCGGAGCGCGTCGAGATCGCGTGCGACGGCGGGACGGGGCGCACCGGCACGTCGATCGCACTCCTCGCGAGGCTGGCCGGGGTCCCGGCCGACGAGGCCGTCGGCTGGGTGCGCGCCCACTACCGCCCGCGAGCCGTCGAGACCCCGGGGCAGCGGCGTCTCGTCGCGCGCATCGACCTGACGCCCCCGCTCGCCGGACCGACGTAG
- a CDS encoding DUF805 domain-containing protein: MDTPSYDQLQDDYGWLFGTAALIVWAAVAIIFLIAYIQIIRKAGYSGWWVLVGIVPLLNVVMFLVFAFSTWPVTRERDALRVRGGYTG; this comes from the coding sequence ATGGACACTCCTTCGTACGACCAGCTCCAGGACGACTACGGCTGGCTCTTCGGCACGGCGGCGCTGATCGTCTGGGCGGCCGTCGCGATCATCTTCCTGATCGCCTACATCCAGATCATCCGCAAGGCCGGGTACTCGGGGTGGTGGGTCCTGGTGGGGATCGTGCCGTTGCTCAACGTCGTGATGTTCCTGGTGTTCGCGTTCTCGACGTGGCCCGTGACCCGGGAGCGGGACGCCCTGCGTGTGCGTGGGGGGTATACCGGCTAG
- a CDS encoding alpha-ketoacid dehydrogenase subunit beta — translation MSAPTTTAPATATGTARLTLGKAINEGMRASLAGDPKVLLMGEDIGKLGGVFRVTDGLQASFGEDRVVDTPLAESGIVGTAIGLALRGYRPVCEIQFDGFIFPAYDQITTQLAKMHYRSRGRLNLPVVIRVPFGGGIGAVEHHSESPEALFAHTPGLRVVSPSTPQDAYTMIREAIASPDPVLFFEPKGRYWDKGDVVLDAPVGDSTLNSAVVVREGTDLTLVAYGPTVPTALKVAAAAAAEGRSIEVVDLRTISPLDTATVVASVRKTGRCVVVHEAATFLGSGAEIAARVTEECFYELESPVLRVGGFHTPYPVAKLEHEYLPSLDRVLDAVDRALAF, via the coding sequence ATGAGCGCGCCGACCACCACCGCACCGGCCACGGCGACCGGCACGGCCCGCCTCACGCTGGGCAAGGCCATCAACGAGGGCATGCGCGCCTCGCTCGCGGGCGACCCGAAGGTTCTGCTCATGGGTGAGGACATCGGCAAGCTGGGCGGCGTCTTCCGCGTGACCGACGGGCTCCAGGCGAGCTTCGGCGAGGACCGCGTGGTGGACACGCCGCTCGCCGAGTCCGGCATCGTGGGGACCGCGATCGGCCTGGCGCTGCGCGGCTACCGGCCCGTGTGCGAGATCCAGTTCGACGGGTTCATCTTCCCGGCCTACGACCAGATCACGACGCAGCTCGCCAAGATGCACTACCGCTCGCGCGGTCGCCTGAACCTGCCCGTGGTCATCCGCGTGCCGTTCGGCGGCGGGATCGGCGCGGTCGAGCACCACAGCGAGAGCCCCGAGGCCCTGTTCGCGCACACCCCCGGGCTGCGCGTCGTCTCGCCGTCGACGCCGCAGGACGCGTACACCATGATCCGCGAGGCCATCGCGTCCCCGGACCCCGTGCTGTTCTTCGAGCCCAAGGGCCGCTACTGGGACAAGGGCGACGTCGTGCTCGACGCTCCCGTCGGCGACTCGACCCTCAACTCCGCGGTCGTGGTGCGCGAGGGCACGGACCTCACGCTCGTGGCGTACGGCCCCACGGTGCCGACCGCGCTCAAGGTCGCCGCCGCGGCAGCGGCCGAGGGCCGGTCGATCGAGGTCGTGGACCTGCGCACCATCTCCCCGCTCGACACCGCGACCGTCGTCGCGTCGGTGCGCAAGACCGGGCGCTGCGTCGTCGTGCACGAGGCCGCGACGTTCCTCGGCTCGGGCGCCGAGATCGCGGCCCGCGTGACCGAGGAGTGCTTCTACGAGCTCGAGTCGCCCGTGCTGCGCGTGGGCGGGTTCCACACGCCGTACCCCGTCGCGAAGCTCGAGCACGAGTACCTGCCGAGCCTCGACCGGGTGCTCGACGCCGTCGACCGCGCCCTGGCGTTCTGA
- a CDS encoding phage holin family protein translates to MSFVIRVIVTGIAIWLTSLFIDDHFSIVGSDTVGGQIVIVLAVALIYSLVNAIIKPIVAIISIPLYILTLGLFTLVVNALMLMLTAWITEQTDWGIRIEGGFWWALLAALIIGVLNFLISAVVAPKSRV, encoded by the coding sequence ATGAGCTTCGTCATCCGCGTCATCGTCACCGGCATCGCGATCTGGCTCACGAGCCTGTTCATCGACGACCACTTCTCGATCGTCGGCTCCGACACCGTCGGTGGCCAGATCGTGATCGTCCTGGCCGTGGCCCTGATCTACTCGCTGGTCAACGCGATCATCAAGCCGATCGTGGCGATCATCTCGATCCCGCTGTACATCCTCACGCTGGGCCTGTTCACGCTCGTCGTGAACGCCCTCATGCTGATGCTCACGGCGTGGATCACCGAGCAGACCGACTGGGGCATCCGCATCGAGGGCGGGTTCTGGTGGGCGCTGCTCGCCGCGCTCATCATCGGCGTGCTGAACTTCCTCATCTCCGCGGTCGTCGCGCCCAAGTCACGCGTCTGA
- the hisC gene encoding histidinol-phosphate transaminase, which translates to MTDLAPQAPSVPLRPAVAALPAYVPGARLAPGSSAFKLSSNENPYPPPAAVVAAIVDAAADTNRYPDMYATDLTEALATDLGVDAAQVVVGNGSVAVLAHILSAVVDAGDEVVYPWRSFEAYPIAVAVAGGTSVRVPVTRDGRLDLPAMAAAISDRTRVVLVCTPNNPTGPVVHAGELDAFLAAVPTDVLVVLDEAYLEFVRDPQAPDGLAVLAAHRNVVLLRTLSKAYGLAGLRVGYAVAEPALAAGIRAVSTPFGVSHVAQRAALAALSVKDELLERVEHLVSRRERLVEGLRDQGWELPETQANFVWFPLGGPTAELAAGASAAGLLVRPFAGEGIRVSVGEEEATESFLRVAAGWR; encoded by the coding sequence GTGACCGACCTCGCCCCCCAGGCCCCCTCCGTCCCGCTGCGCCCCGCCGTCGCCGCCCTGCCGGCCTACGTGCCGGGCGCGCGTCTCGCACCCGGGTCGAGCGCGTTCAAGCTGTCGTCCAACGAGAACCCGTACCCGCCGCCCGCGGCGGTCGTCGCGGCGATCGTCGACGCGGCCGCGGACACCAACCGGTACCCGGACATGTACGCGACGGATCTGACCGAGGCCCTCGCGACCGACCTGGGCGTGGACGCGGCGCAGGTCGTCGTGGGCAACGGCTCGGTGGCCGTGCTCGCGCACATCCTGTCGGCCGTCGTGGACGCGGGGGACGAGGTCGTCTACCCGTGGCGCTCGTTCGAGGCGTACCCGATCGCGGTCGCGGTCGCGGGCGGCACCTCGGTGCGTGTCCCGGTGACCCGGGACGGTCGCCTCGACCTGCCCGCGATGGCCGCCGCGATCAGCGACCGCACCCGTGTCGTCCTGGTCTGCACGCCCAACAACCCGACGGGCCCCGTGGTGCACGCGGGCGAGCTCGACGCGTTCCTCGCGGCGGTCCCGACCGACGTCCTGGTGGTCCTCGACGAGGCCTACCTGGAGTTCGTGCGCGACCCGCAGGCGCCCGACGGTCTCGCGGTCCTCGCGGCGCACCGCAACGTGGTGCTGCTGCGCACGCTGTCCAAGGCGTACGGCCTGGCCGGGCTGCGGGTCGGCTACGCGGTCGCCGAGCCCGCGCTCGCGGCGGGCATCCGTGCGGTCTCGACGCCGTTCGGCGTCTCGCACGTGGCCCAGCGCGCGGCGCTCGCGGCCCTGTCGGTCAAGGACGAGCTGCTCGAGCGCGTCGAGCACCTGGTCTCGCGGCGCGAGCGGCTGGTCGAGGGGCTGCGCGACCAGGGCTGGGAGCTGCCGGAGACGCAGGCGAACTTCGTGTGGTTCCCGCTCGGCGGCCCGACGGCGGAGCTCGCCGCGGGCGCGTCGGCGGCGGGTCTGCTCGTGCGTCCGTTCGCGGGCGAGGGCATCCGGGTGAGCGTGGGCGAGGAGGAGGCGACCGAGTCGTTCCTGCGGGTCGCGGCCGGCTGGCGGTAG